In a genomic window of Deltaproteobacteria bacterium:
- a CDS encoding uroporphyrinogen-III synthase: MFSSKGKPLAGKRILVPPARPEANPLVHILSRRGADTLAFPAVKVAPPEDYGPMDRAIQRLKDFDCVIFSGSNCVINFLERLEVLQVGKAALGELKIVAIGHGAVSALKKEAIEVHYVPKLHTAEGVTACLGEISDWALLLVRVEGASRNLPNRLKSLGTRVTEVAGYRMLEEATVDMAEKAFGWKLDALALANPSAVRFFLKGVEKVGLNLDETLKDVTIAAVGPSTAEEAGRYGLTPHIISKGHIADLAESLTQVFGIQGKN, encoded by the coding sequence CAGGCAAGCGCATCCTAGTGCCACCGGCTCGGCCGGAAGCCAACCCCCTTGTCCATATTCTCTCGAGGCGTGGGGCAGACACACTCGCGTTTCCGGCCGTCAAGGTCGCTCCACCTGAAGACTATGGCCCAATGGATAGAGCCATCCAGCGGCTTAAGGACTTTGATTGCGTCATCTTCTCCGGCAGCAACTGTGTAATAAATTTCTTGGAGCGCCTCGAAGTGCTCCAAGTTGGAAAGGCGGCTCTCGGTGAACTAAAGATTGTGGCAATTGGACATGGTGCCGTGTCTGCCCTGAAGAAGGAAGCCATTGAGGTGCACTATGTACCGAAACTCCATACTGCCGAGGGTGTTACTGCCTGTCTTGGGGAGATATCCGACTGGGCACTCCTGCTTGTCAGGGTCGAAGGGGCATCCCGAAACCTACCGAACAGGCTAAAGAGCTTGGGAACTCGGGTGACTGAAGTGGCCGGTTATCGGATGCTGGAAGAGGCCACTGTGGATATGGCTGAAAAGGCCTTCGGATGGAAGCTGGATGCCCTTGCTCTAGCGAATCCCTCGGCAGTGCGGTTTTTCTTAAAAGGGGTGGAGAAAGTTGGCCTCAACCTGGACGAAACCCTCAAAGATGTGACTATTGCCGCCGTGGGGCCAAGCACGGCAGAGGAGGCCGGGAGGTATGGGCTGACGCCCCATATCATCTCAAAAGGACACATCGCTGACCTGGCCGAAAGCTTGACCCAGGTTTTTGGCATACAGGGTAAGAACTAG